The nucleotide window CACGCATCTATCTCATCCCTCTCAGGCTGTCTATTATTTGGGGGTCTGCATTTAACTACATTAGTGATATATACCTCATCCCTTTTAATCCCCACCTCCTCCAATACACTATCTAAGAGCTTTCCAGCAGCCCCTACAAATGGAAGCCCCATCTCATCCTCAGTAGCTCCTGGGGCCTCGCCTATGAGTAGGATCTCTGCATCTCTTCTCCCACTCCCGGGGACAGCGTTTCTTCTGGACAGGTGGAGCCTGCACTTGGTGCATCTAAGTATATCCTCTATAAGGGGTTCCCAGGATATGTAGTGGGGGGTGTCTATTATGCCCACCTATCCTGGATAATACCTTAGTTATTATTATATTATTATTTTAATTTAGATTATATTAGATCCTGCATATATCCCAGAGTAGGGAGCTCGAAGATCCCCTCCCCCCTGGCTAGGATATATGGCTTTGCATTCTCTATATCACCATTATTCCTTGTTATTGGTGAGAGATAGTTACTCCTTATAGTAGTTATTGGCGAGCCTGCTTGGTAGCTGCCAGCAGCTGGTGCTACAAGCCCCTTAATGGTTCTCCCACCTATTCTCAACGGGATTTCGAGGAAGCATGGGAACTTAGCTATCTTGCCCAGCCTATCGCTTATAGATATGCTTGGATGCTCATGCCCATATATCACAAGCTCAACACCTTTTAAAATCTCCTCACCCCCAGCTTCCTCGAAGCTCTGGTGGCCGTGGATCACGAGGATCTCGCCTAATCTATAGTGGGGAATTGGGTTGACACCGTATCTAGATGTGACTATTGATGCATAGTTATCATGATTACCCCTTACAAATACCACCTCAACCCCTTTCCTCTTGAGTAGATTCATAACCTCTTCGATCTCCCTCCTCTCCTGTGATCCAAGCCTATCGAATCTATGCTTAAGATCCCCTGCAATGATCACCATCCCTATGTCTAGGGAGTTGAAGGCAAACTCTATATCTTGTATAAGCTGCTTCAGCTGCCCCCTAGGCAGGAAGAGCCCTGACTCCGCCATAGCCTCCTCAAAGCCTAGATGAGCATCAGCTATTACAAGGGCTCTATATCTCCTTAGATAGATATAGGGGGTATCCACCACAAGCTCTACTCCCGGGTGTACCTCTAGCATTTCTCTCAGATATAGAGCGCAAAGAAGAATATTACCTTTGAAGCCGTATTACCGCTATAAGCTTTGTCATCATATATGGTGAGGGCTGGGCTCTAACACTTCACTCTATATATCTTCGCACATCTGGTAAAGCTCTCATCAGCCTTTCTAAGGGCATCTAGAGCTACTGGGATCACTTTTTTAAATAGGTGGGATTTCCTCGCAGCCTCTCTATACTCTTTAAAACTATATTCCTCTGAATAGCCGTCTATAGAGATCCTGAGGTAGCTGGGACCAATAACAATACCTGTGCCACCCCTCATAACAACGAACTCCCCGCCTCTGAGGGATATCGCTATATCGCTCCCCACCTTAGAGATCGAGATTAGATCGCCTGATTTTACTATTACCCATCTCCCCTCACATATATAGCCTGTGGTCTTTATCTCTCTAGAGGTTGAGAGGCATAGACCCTTCTCAAGAACCTTCTCCCCATATCCTATAACCTCCTTTATAGATCCTATTACAGAGAGCTCGTATGCCTTGACACCCTTCTTACCAGTCTCCACACTAGCATCTAGGTTCTTGAGAGCCATCCTCAGAGCCTCTATGGGGTGTTGTGACAAGATACCACCTATTAGAGGTTGGATGCATAGCCTATAAGCATGTCGAGGATCTATATTGGTCAGACCTGCGCGGGCACCGCATCCTTACGGCCCTTTCGAGCCTCATCATCTAAAGATAGATCTCTCCTAATCTCTTATCCCTATGCTGCTTATATATTAAAAATAGTGTGGTATCGATTCGCGGATTTGCATGTAGATATATATTTCATGATATATGCTCATATCGGTGGTTAGTTGCCACACTATCTAACAGGTTTTATATGCCCGAGATGTGGGGCTCGATATGAGGGGAAGGGTCTCTACGGTGTGTGTAGATCTTGTGGGGGTCCTCTGCTAGCTATATATGATCTCGAAGCTGTTAGGGTTAGGCTCGATAGAAGGGATCTAGAGAGGCGTGGGCCTAGCATGTGGAGATATAGAGAGCTTCTTCCAGTGGGTAGCGAGGAAAACATAGTCTCTCTGGGCGAGGGATCCACACCACTTATAAAGCTTGAAAGGATCTCGAAGGAGCTTGGCTTGGAGGTGTATTTAAAGGATGAGAGTAGAAACCCAACAGGATCTTTTAAAGATAGAGCTATATCAGCAACGATCTCAGCCCTTAAAGAGATCGGTGTGAGGTCTGTGGCGATGCCAACAGCTGGAAATGCTGGAGCTTCTCTCGCTGCATACGCAGCAAGAGCTGGTTTTAAAGCCTATATAGCGATGCCAAAGGATACACCTAGAGCTATATATGCTGAGATATCTATAAGGGGCATCGATCTATCCCTGGTAGACGGGCTCATAAGCGATGCTGCAAAGCTCGTATCCGAGGGATCTAGGATATATGGATGGATAGATGTATCCACCATGAAGACGCCCTATAGAGTTGAGGGTACAAAGACCATGGCCTATGAGATAGCTGAGCAGCTTAGATGGAGAACTCCAGATGCGATTATCTTCCCAACAGGGGGTGGCGAGGGGATAGTTGGTATGTGGAAGGGGTTTGAAGAGCTAAGAACACTCGGCTGGATCGATGAAATCCCCCGCTTAATAGCTGTACAATCATCTGGATGCAAACCCATTGTAGATGCATATGAAAGGGGGGCACCGGATGCTGAGTATTATAGCGGGTGTACCACATTAGCCTCTGGGATCAGGGTTCCCAAACCCTTCGGTGATAGAGAGATTCTAAGGGCTATAAGGGAGACTAAGGGCTACGCAATAGCTGTAAGCGATCAAGAGATCGTAGATGCTATGAAGAAGCTAGCATCTATAGAGGGTATTCTCCCATGTCCTGAGGGTGCGGCATCATATGCAGCCCTTTTAAAGCTTGTGGAGAGAGGCTTTCTGAGTAGGGGTGAGACCATCGTTATATTCAATAGCGGGAGTGCTTTGAAGTATTTCGAAGTGATATCGAATCTAGCCAGGGTTGTTTAGCCCCCTATTAACTCTAGAGAGATGCTTCTCCACATATTTCCATACAATCTCCACAACCTCCTCCTTCGGCTTCATAGCATCTACTAGGATTAGCTCTCCCCTTCTCACCATCTCTAGATAGATCTCTCTGGCCCTTCTAAGGATCTCTGGCTTTTCGTAGAAGACCCACTTCCTAGCCCTAGATCTTCTGAGCCCTTCGTCAGGCTCTACATCGAGGTATATAGCTAGATCTGGCTTTATGAAGACGCTGTTAAGGATTCTAAGCCACTCTAGATCAATGCCCATGGCACCTTGATAGGCTATGGTGCTATAGAAATATCTATCCATCACAACCACATAGCCCTTCTCGAGATGGGGCATCACAATCGTCTCAACATGGTAAGCCCTGTCACAGGCCATTGCAAGAGCATCTATTAGGGGGCTTAGAGAAAGCTCTGACTTCACCTTAGAGAGGGCTTGCGCAAAGGGGCTGTCAAATGGCTCATAGGTGTAGAGAGCTTTATAGCCTCTTCTAGATAGCATATCTACAATCTCGATGGCAACAGTGGTTTTACCGGCCCCGTCCAGACCTTCTAATACTATTAACAGGCCCTTCAAACACCTCTCCGAGGTAATTGATTGGTGTGGAAATACTATATATTTATCGGCGGATAAGCCGTTTTAGTTCTATATCTGGGTTGGGGCTATTATAGCCCCCTTCCTGAGATCTATGATCTTAGCTATAGATCCTGATGCACCGTATATCCCATATCCAAGACTCTCCAGATATCTCCTATAGTATGTAAGGTCTAGAAAACCCTCCTTCACCAGTGTTTCATGACCGACATCTGTGTATTCATAGTATGTAAGGTAGTATATATAGGTGATACCCCCATCAAGAAGGATCTCCCTTTTCTCAAGAACAGCCTTTGAGATCATGCTTATTAGATCTAGCATCTCATAGTTAACCCCTTTAGCATTAACCAATATAGATCCCTTGGATGTTTCGAGCTGAAATCTAAGGTACCTAGTATATTTCTCAATATGTATCTCCATCTCATCACTAGCCTCTCTAAACTCGCACTCTATCTTCTTCGAGCATACCTTCTCGGAAACATATCTGATAACCCTTAGATATGCTATGTACTTCCCATATAGGCTCCAGCAGTATTTATTAGCGTGTTCAGCAACATCAGAGGGTGTTGCATCAACAATTTGATCTCCATAGCAGGAGGGGCACTTGGCAAGCGAGCTATCATCTGGATATGCAAATACACTCCCACATCTCAGGCACTTAGCAGGCTTCATGGTTCTTGACGAGGATAATATATAGCCCTTACACCTCTCCAAAGTACGTTCATAGTATAGAAGCCTATCATCTATCTTCTCAACAATTTTCTTCATATAGGCCACCTGATTTCTCATAAATCATAATCTAGAAAAGCTATATTTTTACCCTCTATATGTTCCCGGTAGATGGGCTTTTAAATAGATCCTCCTGGATGCTATGGATTCGCCTCTGCAGTAATAAGCTCCTCTGGATCGATGTATTGGGAGCTGTTGGTGAGCAACACCATAGATCTCGGTAGACGCTTAATATGCTCTGAAGATCTTGTTGGGATCTGCGAGTCTATAGTGGATTCTGTGGAGAGGCTGGGATTTAAAATACTTCTAGATCCATTAAAAAGGCCTTGGGAAATCGGCAGGGGGTTTTCATCGAGGGTCTTTCTAGCATCTAGACCCGATGGATCTAGAGCGGCTCTCAAGATTAGAAGGGCTAGGTCTAAGAGGGATAGCCTGGCCCTCGAGGGGTATATTCTTAAGCTTCTTATGAATAGCTATATAGCTCCCAGGGTGCTCAGCTATGGCGATGACTATATATTGATGGAATATATCTCAGGGATCAGCGTTGGCAGGGCTATAGAGCTGTTTAAAAGGGGGGATATAGATGATCTCTATCTGAGAACAGCGATCTCAAGTACTTTGAGGGCTCTATATGTGTTGGACATCCATGGGATAGATCATCTGGAGATAGGGGATCCAAGGGAGCATATTATATATCAAAACGGTATCCCATATGTTGTGAGAATAATAGACTTTGAATCAGCTACTCTAAAGCCATATCCAAACAATATACCAAGATTTGTCGGCGGGTTTCTACTTAGAAGAGCCAGGTGGGTTCTTGGAGATGATATAGAGGTGATCCTGGAGATGATGAGAAACTATAAGAGGGATTATGGAATGAGGGAGTATATAGCTGGCAGGCTGGCGGAGCTGGTGTCTGCTAAGAAGCCCTTCTAAGGATCTTCCTAGCCTCCCCCCTTCTAAGAATAATCACATCGTTAACCCCTGGAACACCGAGCTCCCTACCACATTTAGGACATCTACTCGACACCCTGCCCCTAAGCTCCTGGGGGGTTGGGAGGCCAAAGCTATCCTGCCCAACCCTAGAGAATTGATAGATAATCGTATCGCAACCCCTACACACATACAATATAACCATTGGAACCACCAAATAGAGGCTATAGAAAACATCTATAATACCCCTAACCCCAATAATACA belongs to Sulfolobales archaeon and includes:
- a CDS encoding uracil-DNA glycosylase — its product is MGIIDTPHYISWEPLIEDILRCTKCRLHLSRRNAVPGSGRRDAEILLIGEAPGATEDEMGLPFVGAAGKLLDSVLEEVGIKRDEVYITNVVKCRPPNNRQPERDEIDA
- a CDS encoding metallophosphoesterase, with the protein product MDTPYIYLRRYRALVIADAHLGFEEAMAESGLFLPRGQLKQLIQDIEFAFNSLDIGMVIIAGDLKHRFDRLGSQERREIEEVMNLLKRKGVEVVFVRGNHDNYASIVTSRYGVNPIPHYRLGEILVIHGHQSFEEAGGEEILKGVELVIYGHEHPSISISDRLGKIAKFPCFLEIPLRIGGRTIKGLVAPAAGSYQAGSPITTIRSNYLSPITRNNGDIENAKPYILARGEGIFELPTLGYMQDLI
- a CDS encoding threonine synthase produces the protein MPHYLTGFICPRCGARYEGKGLYGVCRSCGGPLLAIYDLEAVRVRLDRRDLERRGPSMWRYRELLPVGSEENIVSLGEGSTPLIKLERISKELGLEVYLKDESRNPTGSFKDRAISATISALKEIGVRSVAMPTAGNAGASLAAYAARAGFKAYIAMPKDTPRAIYAEISIRGIDLSLVDGLISDAAKLVSEGSRIYGWIDVSTMKTPYRVEGTKTMAYEIAEQLRWRTPDAIIFPTGGGEGIVGMWKGFEELRTLGWIDEIPRLIAVQSSGCKPIVDAYERGAPDAEYYSGCTTLASGIRVPKPFGDREILRAIRETKGYAIAVSDQEIVDAMKKLASIEGILPCPEGAASYAALLKLVERGFLSRGETIVIFNSGSALKYFEVISNLARVV
- the tmk gene encoding dTMP kinase; translation: MKGLLIVLEGLDGAGKTTVAIEIVDMLSRRGYKALYTYEPFDSPFAQALSKVKSELSLSPLIDALAMACDRAYHVETIVMPHLEKGYVVVMDRYFYSTIAYQGAMGIDLEWLRILNSVFIKPDLAIYLDVEPDEGLRRSRARKWVFYEKPEILRRAREIYLEMVRRGELILVDAMKPKEEVVEIVWKYVEKHLSRVNRGLNNPG